From the Solanum stenotomum isolate F172 chromosome 4, ASM1918654v1, whole genome shotgun sequence genome, one window contains:
- the LOC125861888 gene encoding uncharacterized protein LOC125861888, whose product MTEVYRDVQRSDTSLLKSKKAKKVIEVAEDATKNETSPCEYNRTTKVRGTNICKKVLRLRPGEKLKVTFYQNRVVGPNHTSFTRHLGLLVRDHNMCPLRVHSWMDIEEHKLEHMWAAVTAEIQELVQSQPSLTNIEVVEQCFGPQCKSHAVGFGGGITTKELKGGSTSKAALLEELKTTRKEKESLQKRIDILESKYDRLESIVVRQHPSPSSPPPNEECDEN is encoded by the exons ATGACTGAAGTGTATCGAGATGTTCAGAGAAGTGATACTA GTCTATTAAAGtctaaaaaggctaaaaaagTGATTGAAGTGGCTGAAGATGCTACGAAAAATGAAACTA GTCCATGTGAATATAATAGGACAACCAAGGTGAGGGGAACAAACATTTGTAAAAAAGTTTTGCGATTAAGACCTGGAGAAAAGTTAAAAGTCACTTTTTATCAAAATCGTGTCGTTGGACCGAATCACACCTCATTTACGAGACACTTGGGTTTGCTAGTTCGTGATCATAATATGTGCCCATTGCGGGTACACTCATGGATGGATATCGAAGAGCACAAGCTTGAGCATATGTGGGCAGCTGTTACA GCTGAAATTCAAGAGCTTGTACAATCTCAACCGTCTCTTACTAATATTGAGGTAGTGGAACAGTGCTTTGGACCTCAATGCAAAAGTCATGCAGTTGGATTTGGTGGTGGGATAACCACTAAGGAGTTGAAAGGTGGTAGTACTTCTAAGGCTGCATTGTTGGAAGAACTGAAAACAACTcgaaaagaaaaggaatcaCTACAAAAGCGTATTGATATTCTAGAGAGTAAATATGATCGCCTTGAAAGTATAGTGGTTCGTCAGCATCCATCACCTTCATCACCTCCACCAA